ATGTAAAGGCTATAGTTTTTAGTTAGTTAAACACTGTCTAATAGTAATTGATTTGTTGCAATAAGAGCTATAATTTTACTAGTTGTTAAGCTTTTGTTTTTGACCCAACTTTAATAATTCCTCTGGAATATCTTTCTGCCTTTTAAAAACTATGGCTCCAACAAATATATCTTATGCATACAtgcttgtacatacatataatatgtattttcatgAATGTCTGAAAAGCATAAAGTAATTCTGGTGGGTTTGCAACTAGCAGTTAAATTCTTACCATGAATACCGTCTCCAAGGTCAAGCGCAAccaatgaaatgaaataatatcagAAGGGACAATAGAAcagattttataatacttaaaaataaaattgtcaattaagggaaagtttaataaacttttaattctTCGTTAAGGCGATGGTttcgcaacctgtcactatttgaatctcaatttcaccattaagccatacagttcaACATGGATGGAAACCTGACTTTATGTGAACTGTACCATGATACTAGTGCCAACGaacgtaaatattttttttctgtttccaGTTTTGACGGTGCCAGCTTCGTCGGTGGAATCATCCTAACCCTTGGCCTTCTTGCGATTGGCTTCATGGGATTCAAATACTACAAGAACCAAACCGAAAGAAACTATCACaccctttaaattttaagtcaaTATATCTCTCTCTATTTAATGTTAAGTGCACTATTTTATCTAAGTTtcggaatatttttttacctttcaGTTATTTTAACTTGACAGGTCGGAACTAAGATAaacgatacaaaaataaaaatattttctttaattgtaAATGTCATAATTCCTTACgcattttatgtttaaattcgATAAGAGTTTATCCTAGTTCCTAGTTGTGGAGGACATAACTCGAAGGACTGTAATTAAAACCTAAACagggttaataaaaaaaaaaatttgtcttATTTTAGCTACATTGATTTGGTGGAAGGGTATAGTTTAAGTTACTGCCTGCTCGAATttgacgattttttttattgtagctatttttttttcctattttgcgtaatattttcttttttattttgacgttTATCTCACTTGTGTGTTTTAATGTAGTGTCGTAAATGACTAAGTTGCATcgataatttgtaaaatacataaaattatattgatgtTAATCAAAAGTGTATAGTTTTCTTGACGTTAGTTGAATATCtttaaatatgtttctttCCCTACAAACCATTCGAGAATTATATAACATTAAggataacttttatttgtaatgttttgtGCAATTTTAGTATAAGTTTGTCGCAGATTTTACTGTGCCATTTTCTGAATTTCTAAAAAAGTAAAGTCTGGTTTAAAGTTCTATTACACTGAATTTTACGTATCTTTAGATTATCAGcactgatttaaaaaaaatgtaggtagtatattataaatgttaataagtGTTACTCTAAGGCAACGCAATGTGATGACAAAAATAAGGGTCTAaagtagtacctacctatattgtTTTGGCATAACAAAGTTTaatgaatctcaaatttattgataaattttattataacattctACAGATATCATTAGACTAAGAAATCCTGTACAGTATGGCATCGATATTTATGCAGTTGATTCGCAATCTATGTATTGAATCAAGCTTATTGAAAACTTATATAATTGAAGAAGATAAATGGTTACTGCGACTATCATATTTATCGGCGCCATACATTCTTAACTTGTATTATCTTGAAATCTCAAGCATTtccttaaaaacttttttgtgCCACAacaagtatgtatattttgtttttcttttcgttATTTAGCACGCTATTTGTAAACTGGAAGAAAGATGATTCCATCCTAAAGTGCTCTTAAATCTGAAATATATACAGATAATTATTCGATCAAGATGGTTTTCAACTATAAGATTGTGCCGTCTACTTTACTACTTTATACTTATGCTAATCTCATGTCACAGTCAATGGTTACGTTAATAAAGGTATATAccaaaaatcattattttttttaaaggcttACTATCCTCTAACATGCCATGTCGTTCACAGCACTTTATTAGAATGGGACCACCACCATCTCTCTCCCGCGATGTTGTTAAAGGTGACGAAATGAGaacttttatctattttaCCAACTAACTTaggggttaggttcccctgcaaatcGTCGATCGTGTAAAAATACTTACCCAAATCGAGATCATGATCAAAGGGCGCACCCCGCTCTCCAGAgatgtaaccaggactaaCGTTAGGAGAAAGTAGAGAACCTAAAAAGTTACAGACTCCTCCACAAAAGTTATAAGACTTAGTCTCCTTTGCAAAAGTTACCATGTCCCTGATAAGTCTCTTTCATGATGAAAGCGAAAGCTGGATCAAAATCAGTTGCATCAGGATttaggaataataaaaaacaaacttaaagaTATAGATAACAGTATGTATTGCTTTGTCGAACtttgaatatattaatataaaaatatgtttggcCAGCATATTTCAATCGATCATAACAACAGTGAATAGATAAACATTACCCCATTTTTCATTCAATCAAAATCCATATGAGACAGTAAATCCACATAGAaaactttatattatgttaGTAATATGGCATTTGTATGTTACGACGTACTAACGTAACATACACTTAAAATGACTTAGTGAACAATTGGTAAAGTGTTTTGCTCACAACAGGACCAACACTTCGGTTTGATTCCCCATACTTCAAATTCGCAAGCAAGAATTCGCCTTCTCTTTGATCACACTCCTTGTATTTTTCAATGAGCAGCCTGGGAGTACTAAACACCTTAGTAATAGCTAGAGCTTTATCAACAGATACTCCTTTTAATTGCAGAAGCAACTTAATGAACGTTTCCGTGACAGTAAGTGGCTTCGATTTCTTAGAAGTCGCACTgaaatatttgaatgtcaTCAGTGTTTCAGCATATGGTTCTCCATCGCAACCTTTGAGATTTTTgtcctgaaaataaataatatttttttcatatttgattggtcaggtcaagagtacccaaagtggataagcttgcatgaagacgTATGAATGTCGATAAAgctaaagaagtatgcagagattgtggcaagtggaaagatgttgtctctaTCTACAACTCcaggaaagaggtgtgattttatttaagtatttttcttcaacaataatttattttccattatcaCTTTCGCATTCTACATTTAATCCTTATTTCTCTCTCTGGCTCAGTTAGCTTTTAGTATCTTAGATTTTGAGTGAATTTTCTAGCGACATAGCAAATGAAAAATGAGAGCCATCTTAACCATAATAATTAGTGAATGCGAGTAAATCTGTCAGGGTAATATGCTTGTAGTTGTCCTGACCGGTAAAAGGGCTCCTTAAAATGACATATTTAtctcttacagggtagacagagccagaagtcttaaaaagacctATAGGCCATGTGCTACTTTATGGCTTAAAGTTGGCTTTTAAAACTATCATATAAAATCCATGATGAAATCCTACCGTATATTCTATAGTCAGTCTTTTACTCAACATAGCCAAAAATCTAACAGTTTCACTCAAAGAATTTGTGATATGCACATTAAATCCATCTTGTACCCTTGTATTTGCCAGGGCCTGCATCAAAGACTGTATCGGCAGCCCCACATGTTTATTCTTTCCATAGTTCTCCACCaagtaaataacattattCAGCCCACATTTTCTTAATCTAAACTTCTGTTCGTGGAATCTTCCATCTCTAATACTATGTCCAAGATCATCCATTCGTTTTCTTTCTATCACATAAGGAATGACTAGTTCTATGTCCTTATTCTGTTTGTCTTGAGCAACCCAGGTGAAATCACCAACTTTTAAGCTCCGGTATTCATGTTTAAGTGCTGGGTATTTATTGAATTGAGCTACTGTTGGATCAGTCTTAGTCAccctgaaaataaagaaatttatattgattatACAAAATGTTATCAGTATGTATAGAAAGTAGAGAAGTAGTAAAAGAATGAACAAATATCATCCATATTGATTTAAATGAACATGCACACTATTTGCAATGTGTGGCTCAGTGGCATCTTTAAAACAGCAATATTTGTAGTTCCCTTGAAGAGATTGAATAATACAATAAGGCTGCCTTTTATACATAACTTTAACATAACTTTATAagtttatgtgcaataaagggtATTCTATCTACTTTCAAAATGTCTTACAAATTATTTCTGTTGTGGTGCATTAGTggaatatgtttttatgatgCGGTGCtaataatacattaatttttttcttattttcaatCCCTGATCAGGATCTATCCCAACAATGTTTGAATctctatgtatattataaattgtaatatgtAATGTTACAAACTTTAACgcttataaaagaaatacccACCCacttgtttcatttttatcaattaataatatgatatCAAAAGTTCCAGCTTTCAGTTCAATTTGGCTCCCGCTAGAATTAGCATTATCCAAGTTAATTGTGCTGCTTTGTGAATTTGGTATTTCA
Above is a window of Amyelois transitella isolate CPQ chromosome 8, ilAmyTran1.1, whole genome shotgun sequence DNA encoding:
- the LOC106138333 gene encoding crossover junction endonuclease MUS81, with protein sequence MCSTSSKRITYKRTRPNPLFQEWLEELHDEAKVKKSKLEPMLKEALDSISKYPLPLQTGAECAILKGFEKKLCLFLDKRLEVYNHNKSFNSVSESENQTNNLNSKKNHTLREAVVTVENIDNIIVGLPKKSASTASKSSNNSDKTYRPSFRSGGYAILVALLGQFRDDPNQGLSKEQLIEKAQPYSEESFLRPKPDTFYTAWNSISRLITKGLVQKSRNNKTIKYMLTETGVTLAIDLETASVGLPTTNDIIFNSNADSTEIPNSQSSTINLDNANSSGSQIELKAGTFDIILLIDKNETSGVTKTDPTVAQFNKYPALKHEYRSLKVGDFTWVAQDKQNKDIELVIPYVIERKRMDDLGHSIRDGRFHEQKFRLRKCGLNNVIYLVENYGKNKHVGLPIQSLMQALANTRVQDGFNVHITNSLSETVRFLAMLSKRLTIEYTDKNLKGCDGEPYAETLMTFKYFSATSKKSKPLTVTETFIKLLLQLKGVSVDKALAITKVFSTPRLLIEKYKECDQREGEFLLANLKYGESNRSVGPVVSKTLYQLFTKSF